GAGGCGCTGCTTCATGTACTGCAGCTGGGCCAGCTCGACCTGCGCCTGGCCCTCCTTGCTCTTCGCGTGCTGGGCGAAGATGTCGAGGATCAGCGCGGTCCGGTCGACGACCTTGACCTTGATCCGGTCCTCGAGGTTGCGCAGCTGGCTGGGCGCGAGCTCGCCGTCGCAGATGACCGTGTCAGCGCCGGTCGCCTGGACGATCTCGCGGATCGCCTCGACCTTGCCGCGACCGATGAAGGTCGCCGGGTCGGGCGACTGACGGCGCTGGAAGACGGCCTCGAGCACCTCGGAGCCGGCGGTCTCGGCCAGCAGCGCGAGCTCGGCCATCGAGTTCTCCGCGTCCGTGACGCTGCCGCCGGTCCACACGCCGACGAGCACGACCTTCTCCAGGCGGAGCTGGCGGTACTCGACCTCGGTGATGTCCTCGAGCTCGGTGCGCAGGCTGGCGACCCGGCGCAGGGCGTGGCGCTCGGCGAGCTCCTGCGCGCCGATCGTCAGCTCCTCGGGGTCGCCCTCGTCGTCGTACGTCGTGTCGTCGGCGTAGCCGGACTCGAAGTCGTCGTCCTCGAGCAGCTGGTCGTCGAGCTCGATGGTCTCGTCGTCCCAGGCGCGGGTGGCGTCGAGCGCGTCGCGCAGGTTGAAGTCAGGTGCGTTCGTCATATGCCTCCAAGGGTAGGTCGCGCCGCGCCCCTGTGCGAATGACATAGGCGCGGCCCGGGTCGGCGACCGCCCGTCTCAGGCCCGGTGCCGGCCCTCGGCGGTCCGCCGGACGCCGTCGACCACGGCGAGGTCGATGAACTCGTGGCACGCGGCGCGCACGTCGTGCGGGGTGTCCGCGGCCCCGACCGCCACGACGCGGACGCCCGCGGCGTGCAGCCGGTGGACCAGCGGCAGCGCCGACGTGAGGTCGCCGGCGATGACCACCTCGTCGACGGCGGCGTCGCGCGCGATGTCGACCGCGTCGATCGTCATCGCCACCAGCGCCTGCTCGTCCTGGGAGAAGTGGTGGAACGAGTGCAGTCCCTCGCGCCGCAGCCGACCGACCCAGTCGCCGAGGTCGGCCCGGCCCCAGTCGGCGTAGGCACGGCACACGTTGACCGAGCCCCGCTCCCCCAGCCGGGCCAGCAGCCCGGTCGCGACGTCGGCCGACACCCGGCGCGCGTCGATGAGCAGTGCGACGCGCGAGGCCTGCTCGGGCTCGTCACCGGTCGGGCGCTGCGCGAGCGGCGCGGGTGCGGGCGCAGCCTCCTCGGCCGGGCGGCGTACCCGCTCCTGCTTGCTGCCCGCCGCCATCCAGCGGCGCACGAGCGAGGTGAGCTCGCCCTCCGGGCCGGGCGCGGTCGCGTGGTCCTCCACCGCTCGGCGCGGCTCCACCATGCTGGTCATCGTTGCCCCCCACAGGCTGGATGAGTGCTGTCCTTCCAGCCACCCTCCACCCGCGCCACGGCGCGCGTCGGCCGATTGACCGAAATGAGGACGTTCGGCCTAGACCACGGGGCTCGTGGGGCTCAGGTGATCAGTCGGACATCACTTGGGTGGCATCCGGATGCCGCCGTCGACGCGGATGGTCTCGCCGTTCATGTAGGAGTTGGTCAGGCACTCCACGACCATGCTGGCCAGCTCCTCGGCGCGGCCGAGGCGCTTGGGGAACAGCACGTTCTGGCCGAGGTTGGCCTTGAAGGCGTCGGGGTCGGGGAACGCGTCGTAGATCGGGGTGTCGATGAGACCGGGCGCGATGGTGTTGAGGCGGATGCCGGCGGCGGAGAGGTCGCGCGCGACCGGGAGGGTCATCCCGACGACGCCGCCCTTGGACGCGGAGTAGGACGCCTGGCCGATCTGGCCGTCGAACGCGGCGACGGAGGCGAGGTTAACGATCGCACCGCGCTGGCCGTCGGCGTCGGGCTCGTTGCGGCTCATCACCGTCGCCGCCTGGCGGGTCATGTCGAAGGTGCCGATGAGGTTGATCTCGACGACCTTGCGGAACGCGTCGAGGTCGTGGGCCGACTCCAGCATCCCGTCGCGACCGATGGTGCGCTGGGCCCACCCGATGCCGGCGGAGTTCACGCAGGCGCGCAGCGGCGCGATCTCGCCGGCGGCCTCCACGGCGGCGGCGACCTGGTCGGTCCTGGTGACGTCGACGGCCGCGAAGACACCGCTGATCTCGTCGGCGAGGGCCTCGCCCTTCTCGGCGTTCAGGTCGGCGACGACGACGGTCGCACCCCTCGCGGCGAGGGCGCGGGCGACCGCGGCACCGATGCCGCTGGCGCCGCCGGTGACGATGGCGGAGGATCCGGTGATGTCCATGTCGCCGGATGCTATGCCAGCCGGGTCCGGGCTCCCGCGGCGGCCACGACGGTGCACGGGCGTGCCCTGCCTCGGTCGACGCAGCTCGCCTCAGAGGTCCGTGGTGCCCTCGGCCACCAGCACCGCGGGGCCGGTGAGCAGCACGCGGTCGTCCTCGGTCCACTCCACGTGCAGCGTGCCGCCGGGCACGTCGACGCGGTACGACGTACCGCGGGGTGCGCCGTCCGCGAGCGAGGCGGCGACCGCCACCGCGCAGGCGCCGGTCCCGCACGACCGGGTCTCGCCGGACCCGCGCTCGTGGACGCGCATGGCGACGTGGTGCTCGCCGCGGCGCACGACGAACTCGACGTTGACGCCGTCGGGGTAGACCGAGGAGTCGTGGCCGGGCGGCTCGAGGAGGTGCCCGGCGTCGGCGAGGTCGTCGACGAAGGCCACCGCGTGGGGGTTGCCCATCGAGACGTGCTGCGCCGGCCACGCGCGGTCGCCCACCGACACCTTCGTGTCGCCCCGCACCTCGGGGGCACCCATGTCGGCGGTCAGGTCGCGCCCGTCGCCGTGGGCGCTGCAGTCGAGCACCTTGACGCCGTCGCGGGTCTGGATCCTCATCGGGAAGGCCTCGCCCTGGTGGTCGTGGAGGTAGCGGGCGAAGACCCGGATGCCGTTGCCGCACATCTCGCTGACCGAGCCGTCGGCGTTGCGGTAGTCCATGAACCAGCCCGCCTCGCGACGCACCGCGCGCAGCACGCCGTCGCCGCCCAGCCCGGCCCGGCGGTCGCACAGCGCGCGGACCCGCTCGGCCGGCATCTCCCCGTCGACGTAGCCGTGCAGGGAGCCGTCGGGGTCGGGCAGGACCACGAAGTCGTTCTCGGTGCCGTGGCCCTTGAGGAAGGGATAGCTCACCCGTCCAGTGTGGCAGCCCGGCCGCAGACGCAGCGAACGGCCGCGGGGCGCTGGACCGGAGTCCGCCCCGCGACCGTCCGGCGGCGCGTCAGCGGGGGTCGACCACCTTGGCCGAGCCCTTGCCGCGGCGGCTCGGCTCGGCGACCGCGGTCATCTGCTTCTTCGGCCCGAGCTCGATCGCCGTCGCGGCGCCGATCTCGGCCGCGCTGGTGAAGGCGTCACCCGCCGGCACCAGGGTGTGGCCGAGGGCCGTGAGCGCCGTGCCGTAGGCGCTGATGAACGCGGGCTCGGCGGTGACGCTGGCGGTGTTGCGCTGGGTGGCGCGCGGGGCCGCGATCGCCTCCTCGATGCTCATCCCGAGGTCGATGCGGTTGACGAGCATCTGCAGGACCGTGGTGATGATCGTCGAGCCGCCGGGCGAGCCGAGGGCCAGGAACGGCTTGCCGTCCTTGAGCACGATCGTCGGCGACATGGAGCTGCGCGGGCGCTTGCCGGGCTGGATCCGGTTGGGGTCGGCGGCGTCGTAGACGGTCGAGAAGTCGGTGAGCTCGTTGTTGAGCAGGAAGCCGTGGCCCGGCACGA
This genomic stretch from Nocardioides renjunii harbors:
- a CDS encoding NYN domain-containing protein, with amino-acid sequence MTSMVEPRRAVEDHATAPGPEGELTSLVRRWMAAGSKQERVRRPAEEAAPAPAPLAQRPTGDEPEQASRVALLIDARRVSADVATGLLARLGERGSVNVCRAYADWGRADLGDWVGRLRREGLHSFHHFSQDEQALVAMTIDAVDIARDAAVDEVVIAGDLTSALPLVHRLHAAGVRVVAVGAADTPHDVRAACHEFIDLAVVDGVRRTAEGRHRA
- a CDS encoding SDR family oxidoreductase; its protein translation is MDITGSSAIVTGGASGIGAAVARALAARGATVVVADLNAEKGEALADEISGVFAAVDVTRTDQVAAAVEAAGEIAPLRACVNSAGIGWAQRTIGRDGMLESAHDLDAFRKVVEINLIGTFDMTRQAATVMSRNEPDADGQRGAIVNLASVAAFDGQIGQASYSASKGGVVGMTLPVARDLSAAGIRLNTIAPGLIDTPIYDAFPDPDAFKANLGQNVLFPKRLGRAEELASMVVECLTNSYMNGETIRVDGGIRMPPK
- the dapF gene encoding diaminopimelate epimerase; protein product: MSYPFLKGHGTENDFVVLPDPDGSLHGYVDGEMPAERVRALCDRRAGLGGDGVLRAVRREAGWFMDYRNADGSVSEMCGNGIRVFARYLHDHQGEAFPMRIQTRDGVKVLDCSAHGDGRDLTADMGAPEVRGDTKVSVGDRAWPAQHVSMGNPHAVAFVDDLADAGHLLEPPGHDSSVYPDGVNVEFVVRRGEHHVAMRVHERGSGETRSCGTGACAVAVAASLADGAPRGTSYRVDVPGGTLHVEWTEDDRVLLTGPAVLVAEGTTDL